One stretch of Streptomyces peucetius DNA includes these proteins:
- the folC gene encoding bifunctional tetrahydrofolate synthase/dihydrofolate synthase, with amino-acid sequence MSEHPDPFDESDPYDASDESDTFDKIVDAETDRDPDLAVIEAGSRTLRTQAGTPQADHVPARPADPEVDKALREVEADLATRWGETKLEPSVARIEALMDVLGEPQRAYPSIHITGTNGKTSTARMIEALLSAFDLRTGRYTSPHVQSVTERISLDGAPIGAERFIETYRDIKPYVEMVDASQDYRLSFFEVLTGMAYAAFADAPVDVAVVEVGMGGSWDATNVIDGSVAVVTPIDLDHTDRLGSTPAEIAVEKAGIIKQGATVVLAQQPVDAAQVMLKKAVELDATVAREGMEFGVASREVAVGGQLLTLRGLGGEYDQIFLPLYGAHQAHNAAVALAAVEAFFGVGAAESRTLDVDTIRTAFAAVSSPGRLEVVRRSPTVVLDAAHNPAGARAAAAAVTESFGFSRLIGVVGASGDKDVRGFLEAFEPIFAEIVVTQNSSHRAMDADELAAVAVEVFGDERVVVEPRLDDALEAAITLAEEESEFAGAGVLVTGSVITVGEARLLLGKG; translated from the coding sequence GTGAGCGAGCACCCCGATCCCTTCGACGAGTCCGACCCCTACGACGCGTCCGACGAGTCCGACACCTTCGACAAGATCGTCGACGCGGAGACCGACCGCGATCCCGACCTGGCGGTGATCGAGGCCGGCAGCCGCACGCTGCGTACGCAGGCCGGGACGCCGCAGGCCGATCATGTGCCGGCCCGGCCCGCGGACCCGGAGGTGGACAAGGCGCTGCGCGAGGTCGAGGCCGATCTGGCGACGCGCTGGGGCGAGACGAAGCTGGAGCCCTCCGTCGCCCGGATCGAGGCGCTGATGGACGTGCTGGGCGAGCCCCAGCGCGCGTACCCGTCGATCCACATCACGGGGACGAACGGCAAGACGTCCACGGCCCGGATGATCGAGGCCCTGCTCTCCGCGTTCGACCTGCGCACCGGCCGGTACACCTCGCCGCACGTGCAGTCGGTCACCGAGCGGATCAGCCTGGACGGCGCGCCCATCGGGGCGGAGCGGTTCATCGAGACCTACCGCGACATCAAGCCGTACGTCGAGATGGTCGACGCGAGCCAGGACTACCGGCTCTCCTTCTTCGAGGTGCTCACCGGCATGGCGTACGCCGCCTTCGCCGACGCGCCGGTGGACGTGGCGGTCGTCGAGGTCGGCATGGGCGGCAGCTGGGACGCGACGAACGTGATCGACGGCTCGGTCGCCGTGGTCACCCCCATCGACCTCGACCACACCGACCGGCTGGGCTCCACACCCGCCGAGATCGCGGTGGAGAAGGCCGGGATCATCAAGCAGGGCGCGACGGTCGTGCTGGCGCAGCAGCCGGTCGACGCCGCGCAGGTGATGCTGAAGAAGGCCGTCGAGCTCGACGCGACCGTCGCCCGCGAGGGCATGGAGTTCGGTGTGGCCTCGCGCGAGGTCGCGGTCGGCGGGCAGTTGCTGACGCTGCGCGGCCTGGGCGGCGAGTACGACCAGATCTTCCTCCCGCTCTACGGCGCGCACCAGGCGCACAATGCCGCGGTGGCGCTCGCCGCGGTGGAGGCGTTCTTCGGCGTGGGCGCGGCGGAGTCCCGCACCCTGGACGTGGACACGATTCGTACGGCGTTCGCCGCCGTGTCCTCGCCCGGCCGTCTGGAGGTCGTGCGCCGCAGTCCCACCGTCGTGCTGGACGCCGCGCACAATCCGGCCGGCGCGCGGGCGGCGGCGGCCGCCGTCACGGAGTCGTTCGGCTTCTCGCGCCTCATCGGCGTGGTGGGAGCCAGCGGTGACAAGGACGTCCGCGGCTTCCTCGAGGCGTTCGAGCCGATCTTCGCGGAGATCGTGGTGACGCAGAACTCCAGCCACCGCGCGATGGACGCGGACGAGCTCGCCGCCGTCGCCGTGGAGGTCTTCGGCGACGAGCGCGTGGTTGTCGAGCCGAGGCTGGACGACGCGCTGGAGGCGGCGATCACGCTCGCCGAGGAGGAGTCCGAGTTCGCCGGCGCGGGTGTGCTGGTGACCGGTTCGGTGATCACGGTCGGCGAGGCCCGGCTGCTGCTGGGGAAGGGCTGA
- the mreD gene encoding rod shape-determining protein MreD, with translation MRFNRMLLSTALVVVALVLQVSVLSRLQLPGAVPDLMLLTVLGLAMVYGHVAGAFIGFGAGLLADLAPPADHAAGRYALVLCVIGYLAGLVRPENGKPLRSATGPMAVVVAAAIGSTLLYALVGALVGDTAARHVGLTGLLFTAVVYDLILAPFTVPLIMWLARRSDNDPLAESPGSGGTDVAAGWLVSGTGLRIGSQRGGLRLKAAKTRAARAGRIKGVKRL, from the coding sequence ATGCGTTTCAACCGGATGCTGCTCTCCACGGCACTGGTCGTGGTCGCCCTCGTCCTCCAGGTCTCCGTCCTCTCCCGGCTCCAACTCCCCGGTGCCGTGCCCGACCTGATGCTCCTCACGGTGCTCGGACTGGCGATGGTGTACGGGCATGTGGCCGGCGCGTTCATCGGGTTCGGCGCCGGGCTGCTCGCCGACCTCGCCCCGCCCGCCGACCACGCCGCCGGCCGCTACGCCCTCGTGCTGTGCGTCATCGGCTATCTCGCCGGCCTGGTCCGCCCGGAGAACGGCAAGCCGCTGCGGTCGGCCACGGGACCGATGGCCGTGGTCGTCGCGGCGGCCATCGGCTCCACCCTGCTGTACGCGCTGGTCGGCGCCCTCGTGGGCGACACCGCCGCCCGTCACGTGGGCCTGACCGGCCTGTTGTTCACGGCCGTGGTCTACGACCTGATCCTCGCGCCGTTCACGGTCCCGCTGATCATGTGGCTCGCCAGACGCAGCGACAACGATCCGCTCGCCGAGAGTCCCGGTTCCGGTGGCACGGACGTGGCCGCCGGCTGGCTCGTCTCGGGCACCGGACTGCGCATCGGCAGTCAGCGCGGCGGCCTGCGGCTCAAGGCGGCGAAGACCCGCGCCGCACGGGCCGGCCGCATCAAGGGAGTGAAGCGACTGTGA
- the ndk gene encoding nucleoside-diphosphate kinase has translation MTQRTLVLLKPDTVRRGLVGEVIGRIERKADWKIAALELRQLDRATLEQHYAEHVGRPFYEPLVEFMLSGPVVVMVVDGERVIEGVRQLAGPTDPIAAAPGSIRGDFGTIVRENLIHASDSEESAIRELKIFFPGLS, from the coding sequence ATGACTCAGCGCACCCTCGTCCTGCTCAAGCCGGACACTGTCCGTCGCGGACTCGTGGGCGAGGTCATCGGCCGCATCGAACGCAAGGCCGACTGGAAGATCGCCGCGCTGGAGCTGCGGCAGCTCGACCGCGCCACCCTGGAGCAGCACTACGCCGAGCACGTCGGCCGGCCGTTCTACGAGCCGCTGGTGGAGTTCATGCTGTCCGGTCCGGTCGTCGTGATGGTCGTCGACGGTGAGCGTGTCATCGAGGGTGTACGCCAACTGGCGGGTCCGACGGACCCGATCGCGGCCGCCCCCGGGTCCATTCGGGGCGACTTCGGCACAATCGTCCGGGAGAATCTGATCCACGCCTCGGACTCCGAGGAGTCCGCCATTCGGGAACTGAAGATTTTCTTCCCCGGCCTTTCCTGA
- the mrdA gene encoding penicillin-binding protein 2, which produces MSNIPETGRTPRVQIRLVIIQVLVFSLLFTLGGRLWYLQIRNGEEYTDEAKSNHVQRVVQPAVRGSILDARGVPLADNETRLVVSASRTELMKMKDDGKAVLTRLAGVLGMKPKDVMDKVRLCDSQTPQPCWNGSPYQPIPVTDEATTQQALKIREQAEDFPGITAEPTAVRRYPAPGKARTAQVLGYLSPVTDEEIQKAKDSASPYLRSDQVGRSGLERSYDKALRGKAGVTSYEVDKLGRVMGQSEADPGVPGSHLVTSIDARVQAVAEYELHQAMKTARKETDKVTGRPYEADAGAVVVMESKTGRVVAMASQPDYDPNAWVGGISGKDYAKLTGKDSNFPLLNRAIQGQAAPGSIFKVVSASAAVRGGHPFDDRYNCSSSYSIGSRSFANFESQGHGPITLGEALKYSCNTVFYRLGHEEWKRDGGITPKKDTKDWFYRTAHDFGLGSRTGIDLPNEVTGRIPDREWKQEFWEANKDAWCKQGKKGGSYVEQIAYESCLEGNKLHAYDSINFAIGQGDVLVTPIQMATAYAAISNGGTLYDPIVGKAVISPDGKRIEEIEPKSHGKLPIKAETIKDLDKGLRSVVGPGGTASWRFGGWPQDKIPMRAKTGTAQVYGKQTTSWFATYTDDYTIVMTISQGGTGSGASGPAVRNIYEAMYGLDEEGNQDLKRALLPEPQKRLPKILPDGSIETPEIKPYVPPKPKDTEQVLAGPPARRD; this is translated from the coding sequence GTGAGCAACATTCCGGAGACCGGGCGGACCCCCCGGGTCCAGATCCGGCTCGTCATCATCCAGGTACTCGTCTTCTCTCTCCTCTTCACCCTCGGTGGCCGTCTCTGGTACCTCCAGATCCGCAACGGTGAGGAGTACACCGACGAGGCGAAGAGCAACCATGTGCAGCGGGTCGTCCAGCCCGCCGTCCGCGGCTCGATCCTCGACGCCCGCGGTGTGCCGCTCGCCGACAACGAGACCCGCCTCGTGGTTTCCGCCTCCCGCACCGAGCTGATGAAGATGAAGGACGACGGCAAGGCCGTCCTCACCCGGCTCGCAGGCGTCCTCGGCATGAAGCCGAAGGACGTCATGGACAAGGTGCGGCTCTGCGACTCGCAGACACCCCAGCCCTGCTGGAACGGCTCCCCGTACCAGCCGATCCCGGTCACCGACGAGGCCACCACCCAGCAGGCGCTGAAGATCCGCGAACAGGCGGAGGACTTCCCCGGCATCACCGCGGAGCCCACCGCCGTCCGCCGCTACCCGGCGCCCGGCAAGGCACGGACCGCGCAGGTACTCGGCTATCTGTCCCCCGTCACCGACGAGGAGATCCAGAAGGCCAAGGACAGTGCCTCGCCCTATCTGCGCTCCGACCAGGTCGGCCGTTCGGGCCTGGAGCGCAGCTACGACAAGGCACTGCGCGGCAAGGCGGGGGTCACCTCGTACGAGGTGGACAAGCTCGGCCGGGTCATGGGCCAGAGCGAGGCGGACCCGGGCGTGCCCGGCTCCCACCTCGTGACCAGCATCGACGCCCGCGTCCAGGCCGTCGCCGAGTACGAGCTCCACCAGGCGATGAAGACCGCACGCAAAGAGACCGACAAGGTCACCGGCCGCCCGTACGAGGCCGACGCCGGCGCCGTCGTCGTCATGGAGTCCAAGACCGGCAGGGTCGTCGCCATGGCTTCCCAGCCGGACTACGACCCCAACGCCTGGGTCGGCGGCATCTCCGGCAAGGACTACGCCAAGCTGACCGGCAAGGACTCCAACTTCCCGTTGCTCAACCGGGCGATCCAGGGGCAGGCCGCCCCCGGCTCCATCTTCAAGGTGGTGTCGGCGAGCGCGGCGGTCCGGGGCGGCCACCCCTTCGACGACCGCTACAACTGCAGCAGCTCCTACAGCATCGGCAGCCGCAGCTTCGCCAACTTCGAGTCCCAGGGACACGGCCCCATCACCCTCGGCGAGGCGCTCAAGTACTCCTGCAACACCGTCTTCTACCGCCTGGGCCACGAGGAGTGGAAGCGGGACGGCGGCATCACGCCCAAGAAGGACACCAAGGACTGGTTCTACCGGACCGCCCACGACTTCGGACTCGGTTCGAGGACCGGCATCGACCTGCCGAACGAGGTCACCGGCCGGATCCCCGACCGGGAGTGGAAGCAGGAGTTCTGGGAGGCCAACAAGGACGCCTGGTGCAAGCAGGGCAAGAAGGGCGGCTCGTACGTCGAGCAGATCGCCTACGAGAGCTGCCTCGAAGGCAACAAGCTCCACGCCTACGACAGCATCAACTTCGCCATCGGCCAGGGAGACGTCCTCGTCACCCCCATCCAGATGGCGACCGCGTACGCGGCCATCAGCAACGGCGGCACCCTCTACGACCCGATCGTCGGCAAGGCCGTCATCAGCCCCGACGGCAAGCGGATCGAGGAGATCGAGCCCAAGTCCCACGGCAAGCTGCCCATAAAGGCAGAGACCATCAAGGACCTCGACAAGGGCCTGCGCTCCGTCGTCGGGCCCGGCGGCACCGCCTCCTGGCGGTTCGGCGGCTGGCCGCAGGACAAGATCCCGATGCGGGCCAAGACCGGCACCGCGCAGGTCTACGGCAAGCAGACCACCTCGTGGTTCGCCACCTACACCGACGACTACACGATCGTCATGACGATCTCCCAGGGTGGTACCGGCTCCGGTGCCTCCGGTCCCGCCGTGCGCAACATCTACGAAGCGATGTACGGGCTCGACGAGGAGGGCAACCAGGACCTGAAGCGGGCCCTGCTCCCCGAGCCGCAGAAGAGGCTGCCCAAGATCCTTCCGGACGGCTCGATCGAGACCCCGGAGATCAAGCCCTACGTGCCTCCGAAGCCGAAGGACACCGAACAAGTGCTTGCGGGCCCGCCCGCGCGGAGGGACTGA
- the mreC gene encoding rod shape-determining protein MreC encodes MRDTKESRLLLVLLIAIAFALITVDIRGGEESPVDGARQAAASVFGPVENGVAAAVDPIGNAIGAVRGSGDRHDRIKQLELENAQLKQRLGSDERRESRLRQLDGLIRTAAAGQYGIKGAEVIAIGAAQGFSWTVTIDIGSDDGVQRDMTVINNDGLVGRVTTVGPNTSTVLLANDPDFTVGTRMEKTDELGFATGQGDRPLLVQLLNGKSKVKNGDRLVTFGSQGNKPFVPGVPVGEVVRVDPARGDLTRNVYVRPYVGFSKLDIVGVVVQAPRADPRDTVLPPKPAAPRPTPTVTVTVTPGATPPEGDGQAQDNGQAQDGQPQDGGLDPGAGDGGDATGQNDDE; translated from the coding sequence GTGAGGGACACAAAGGAGAGCCGGCTGCTCCTGGTGCTGTTGATCGCCATCGCGTTCGCCTTGATCACGGTGGACATCCGCGGCGGTGAGGAGTCACCGGTCGACGGTGCCCGACAGGCCGCGGCGTCGGTCTTCGGCCCCGTCGAGAACGGTGTCGCGGCGGCCGTCGATCCGATCGGCAACGCGATCGGGGCGGTCCGGGGCTCCGGTGACCGTCACGACCGCATCAAGCAGCTCGAGCTCGAGAACGCGCAGCTGAAGCAGCGGCTCGGCAGCGACGAGCGCAGGGAGAGCAGACTGCGCCAGCTGGACGGCCTGATCAGAACGGCCGCCGCCGGGCAGTACGGCATCAAGGGTGCGGAGGTCATCGCCATAGGAGCCGCCCAGGGCTTCTCGTGGACGGTGACCATCGACATCGGTTCCGACGACGGCGTCCAGCGGGACATGACCGTCATCAACAACGACGGGCTCGTCGGCCGGGTGACCACTGTCGGCCCGAACACCTCGACCGTGCTGCTCGCCAACGACCCGGACTTCACCGTCGGCACGCGCATGGAGAAGACCGACGAACTGGGCTTCGCGACCGGCCAGGGCGACCGGCCGCTGCTGGTCCAGCTCCTCAACGGCAAGTCGAAGGTCAAGAACGGCGACCGGCTCGTCACCTTCGGGTCGCAGGGCAACAAGCCGTTCGTGCCGGGTGTCCCGGTCGGCGAGGTCGTCCGGGTGGACCCCGCCCGTGGTGACCTCACCCGTAACGTCTACGTGCGCCCTTACGTCGGCTTCAGCAAGCTCGACATCGTCGGTGTCGTCGTCCAGGCCCCGCGTGCCGATCCGCGCGACACCGTCCTCCCGCCGAAGCCGGCCGCACCGCGGCCCACGCCCACGGTCACGGTGACGGTCACCCCGGGGGCGACCCCGCCCGAGGGCGACGGTCAGGCGCAGGACAACGGCCAGGCGCAGGACGGGCAGCCGCAGGACGGCGGCCTTGATCCCGGCGCGGGCGACGGCGGCGACGCCACAGGCCAGAACGACGACGAGTAG
- a CDS encoding DUF4233 domain-containing protein has product MRTLCASTLIGEFFVIGFAGLVAMKSDDVSMAAVWTVCGVLMLLSLLLCGMITRPGGVQLGWALQIALIASGFVVPAMFFLGVLFAGLWWASVHFGRKVDEAKAKWAAQAEAGSGTP; this is encoded by the coding sequence GTGCGTACGCTCTGTGCATCGACCCTGATCGGCGAGTTCTTCGTGATCGGCTTCGCCGGTCTGGTCGCGATGAAGTCGGACGACGTGTCCATGGCGGCGGTCTGGACGGTCTGCGGCGTCCTGATGCTGCTGTCGCTGCTGCTGTGCGGCATGATCACCCGGCCCGGTGGTGTGCAGCTCGGCTGGGCGCTGCAGATCGCGCTGATCGCCAGCGGTTTCGTGGTGCCGGCGATGTTCTTCCTGGGAGTGCTCTTCGCCGGTCTGTGGTGGGCGTCGGTCCACTTCGGCCGCAAGGTCGACGAGGCGAAGGCGAAGTGGGCGGCGCAGGCCGAGGCGGGCTCCGGGACGCCATAG
- the rodA gene encoding rod shape-determining protein RodA encodes MTTGGFSVSGYGPERGGLWSRLTARDSVVRRLDWPILFSSIALSLLGALLVWSATRGRTELNQGDPYYFLVRHLLNTGIGVVLMIGTIWLGHRTLRGAVPVLYGLSVVLVLLVLTPLGATINGAHAWIQLGGGFSLQPSEFVKITIIIGMAMLLAARVDAGDQVHPDHRTVAKALVLAVVPMVIVMMMPDLGSVMVMVVIVLGVLLASGASNRWVFGLIGAGALGAAAVAALGLLDEYQLNRFAAFANPELDPSGVGYNTNQARIAIGSGGLYGEGLFNGHQTTGQFVPEQQTDFIFTVAGEELGFLGAGLIIALLGVVLWRACRIARETTELYGTIVAAGIIAWFAFQSFENIGMTLGIMPVAGLPLPFVSYGGTSMFAVWIAIGLLQSIRVQRPVSA; translated from the coding sequence ATGACCACCGGCGGCTTCTCCGTCTCCGGGTACGGACCCGAACGCGGCGGGTTGTGGAGCAGGCTCACCGCCCGTGACTCGGTGGTGCGCAGACTCGACTGGCCGATTCTGTTCTCCTCGATCGCGCTGTCCCTGCTCGGCGCCCTGCTGGTGTGGTCCGCGACCCGCGGGCGCACCGAGCTCAACCAGGGCGACCCGTACTACTTCCTCGTCCGCCACCTGCTCAACACCGGCATCGGCGTCGTGCTGATGATCGGCACGATCTGGCTCGGACACCGCACCCTGCGGGGCGCGGTCCCGGTGTTGTACGGGCTGTCCGTGGTGCTCGTGCTGCTCGTCCTCACCCCGCTGGGCGCCACCATCAACGGCGCGCACGCATGGATCCAGCTCGGTGGCGGATTCTCCCTGCAGCCCTCCGAGTTCGTGAAGATCACGATCATCATCGGGATGGCGATGCTGCTCGCGGCCCGGGTCGACGCCGGCGACCAGGTGCATCCCGACCACCGCACCGTCGCCAAGGCCCTGGTGCTCGCCGTCGTGCCGATGGTCATCGTCATGATGATGCCGGACCTGGGCTCGGTCATGGTCATGGTGGTGATCGTCCTCGGCGTGCTGCTCGCCTCCGGCGCGTCCAACCGCTGGGTGTTCGGACTCATCGGCGCCGGCGCGCTGGGCGCGGCGGCGGTCGCCGCGCTCGGACTGCTCGACGAGTACCAGCTCAACCGCTTCGCCGCCTTCGCCAACCCCGAACTCGACCCCTCCGGCGTCGGTTACAACACCAACCAGGCGCGGATCGCGATCGGCTCCGGCGGGCTGTATGGCGAGGGTCTGTTCAACGGCCACCAGACCACGGGCCAGTTCGTGCCCGAACAGCAGACCGACTTCATCTTCACCGTCGCCGGCGAGGAGCTCGGTTTCCTGGGGGCGGGGCTGATCATCGCCCTGCTGGGTGTGGTGCTGTGGCGCGCGTGCCGGATCGCACGCGAGACGACGGAGCTGTACGGCACGATCGTGGCCGCCGGGATAATCGCCTGGTTCGCCTTCCAGTCGTTCGAGAACATCGGCATGACCCTCGGCATCATGCCGGTCGCGGGCCTGCCGCTGCCGTTCGTGTCGTACGGAGGCACGTCGATGTTCGCGGTGTGGATCGCGATCGGGCTGCTGCAGTCCATCCGGGTCCAGCGGCCGGTCAGCGCATAG
- a CDS encoding rod shape-determining protein: protein MSFIGRDMAVDLGTANTLVYVRGRGIVLNEPSVVAINTNTGGILAVGAEAKKMIGRTPGNIVAVRPLKDGVIADFEITERMLRYFILKIHKRRYLARPRVVVCVPSGITGVERRAVIEASTQAGARQVHIIEEPMAAAIGSGLPVHEATGNMVVDIGGGTTEVAVISLGGIVTAQSIRVAGDELDNAIIQHIKKEYSLLLGERTAESIKITIGSAYEMDKEEHTEIRGRDLVSGLPKTVVISAAEVRKAIEEPVNAIVDAVKTTLDKCPPELSGDVMDRGIVLTGGGALLRGLDERLRRETGMPIHIAEDPLDSVALGSGKCVEEFEALQQVLDAQPRR, encoded by the coding sequence ATGTCGTTCATCGGCCGTGACATGGCTGTCGACCTCGGGACCGCCAACACGCTGGTGTACGTCAGAGGCCGGGGGATCGTTCTCAACGAGCCGTCCGTCGTCGCCATCAACACCAACACGGGCGGCATTCTCGCGGTCGGCGCCGAGGCGAAGAAGATGATCGGCCGGACTCCGGGCAACATCGTTGCCGTCCGGCCGCTGAAGGACGGCGTGATCGCCGACTTCGAGATCACCGAGCGGATGCTCCGCTACTTCATCCTGAAGATCCACAAGCGCCGGTACCTCGCCCGGCCCCGTGTCGTGGTCTGCGTGCCCTCCGGCATCACCGGGGTCGAGCGCCGCGCCGTCATCGAGGCGTCGACGCAGGCGGGTGCGCGGCAGGTGCACATCATCGAAGAGCCCATGGCCGCCGCCATCGGCTCCGGACTCCCCGTCCACGAGGCCACCGGCAACATGGTCGTCGACATCGGCGGCGGCACCACCGAGGTCGCCGTGATCTCCCTCGGAGGAATCGTCACGGCACAGTCCATCCGTGTCGCCGGCGACGAACTGGACAACGCGATCATCCAGCACATCAAGAAGGAGTACTCGCTCCTCCTCGGTGAGCGGACCGCCGAGAGCATCAAGATCACCATCGGCTCCGCGTACGAGATGGACAAGGAGGAGCACACCGAGATCCGCGGCCGCGACCTCGTGTCCGGTCTGCCCAAGACCGTGGTCATCTCGGCCGCCGAGGTCCGCAAGGCCATCGAGGAACCGGTGAACGCGATCGTCGACGCCGTGAAGACCACGCTCGACAAGTGCCCCCCCGAGCTGTCCGGCGATGTCATGGACCGGGGCATCGTCCTCACCGGCGGCGGCGCGCTGCTGCGCGGCCTGGACGAGCGGCTGCGCCGCGAGACGGGCATGCCGATCCACATCGCGGAGGACCCGCTGGACTCGGTGGCGCTGGGATCCGGCAAGTGCGTCGAGGAATTCGAGGCGCTCCAGCAGGTGCTGGACGCCCAGCCGCGTCGTTAG